Proteins co-encoded in one Mycobacterium mantenii genomic window:
- a CDS encoding 3-carboxyethylcatechol 2,3-dioxygenase, which translates to MSHSPLLNLPGPSQDLLDDIEGAIAQARRFVEEYDPELVVSFSPDHYNGFFYKVMPPFCIGTSACGVGDYGTYAGALNVPETLASDCAKAVLDAGIDVAVSASMDVDHGTVQPLEKLFGNATSRPVIPIFVNAIGVPLGPMHRCRALGTAVGSYLTTLDKRVLILGSGGLSHSPPVPTLATAPAPVLERIVHGRPMTTEQRQAREAAVIDAARNFATGESELEALNPTWDHRFLEIIDGGWLSELDGWSNSFVAHEGGSSAQEIRTWVAAFAALEAAGPYETIGRYYKPAPELIAGFAIRTAIPK; encoded by the coding sequence ATGTCGCACAGCCCTCTCCTGAATCTTCCGGGGCCGTCGCAGGACCTGCTTGACGACATCGAAGGCGCGATTGCGCAAGCGCGACGCTTCGTCGAGGAGTATGACCCCGAACTGGTGGTCAGTTTCTCGCCGGATCACTACAACGGCTTCTTTTACAAGGTGATGCCGCCCTTCTGCATCGGCACCAGCGCCTGCGGGGTAGGCGATTACGGCACCTACGCCGGCGCGTTGAACGTGCCGGAAACCCTTGCGTCCGACTGCGCGAAGGCGGTTCTCGACGCGGGCATCGACGTCGCGGTATCGGCGAGCATGGACGTCGATCACGGCACCGTGCAGCCGCTCGAGAAGCTCTTCGGGAACGCCACCTCGCGTCCCGTGATACCGATCTTCGTCAACGCCATCGGGGTGCCGCTGGGGCCGATGCATCGCTGCCGTGCGCTCGGCACCGCCGTCGGCAGCTACCTGACCACCCTGGACAAGCGAGTTCTGATCTTGGGCTCCGGTGGACTCTCGCACAGTCCGCCAGTGCCGACCCTGGCAACCGCACCTGCGCCGGTGCTGGAGCGGATCGTGCATGGCAGGCCGATGACCACCGAACAGCGCCAGGCCCGGGAAGCCGCCGTCATCGACGCGGCCAGGAATTTCGCTACCGGGGAGAGCGAACTGGAGGCACTCAACCCGACGTGGGACCACCGATTCCTGGAAATCATCGACGGAGGATGGCTGAGCGAATTGGATGGGTGGTCGAATTCGTTTGTCGCCCACGAGGGCGGCAGTTCCGCGCAGGAAATCCGTACCTGGGTAGCGGCGTTCGCGGCGCTGGAAGCGGCGGGGCCCTACGAGACCATCGGACGGTACTACAAACCCGCGCCCGAACTGATCGCCGGTTTCGCCATCAGAACGGCGATTCCGAAGTGA